The following are from one region of the Nicotiana tomentosiformis chromosome 7, ASM39032v3, whole genome shotgun sequence genome:
- the LOC104087525 gene encoding uncharacterized protein — MAVSFIVKASIQLHCRAIFIPWVQKFSAISCSRGRDYSLFPVRHIPKKSKECQELEAASPRKHFLDIEKQSYVDRNVQETEFSVGGRLKNGGISFNSKSQNHKQRLLTSVDNEVEWGKEDEVNADFRLGRGIAETDKARVDAERIAVQLLASRALTAAEVKKKLLGRKFTISVVNAVITDFHTRGLINDSLYAEMFSRSRWSSSSWGPRRIKQALIKKGVSEADAEKAVKLVFKNDEAVEEEDSGQSVVTMSRPSLDQLFVQASKQWLKGQGVPREKRKARIVRWLQYRGFDWSVVSFILKKLESSYPE, encoded by the exons GGTGCAGAAGTTCAGTGCCATAAGCTGCTCCAGAGGCAGAGATTATAGCTTATTTCCAGTCCGGCACATTCCCAAGAAATCTAAAGAATGCCAAGAGTTGGAAGCTGCTTCACCAAGGAAGCACTTTTTGGACATAGAAAAGCAGAGTTACGTGGACAGGAATGTTCAGGAAACTGAATTTTCTGTTGGTGGAAGGTTGAAGAATGGAGGCATATCTTTTAATTCCAAGtctcaaaatcataaacaaaGGCTTCTGACCAGCGTAGACAATGAGGTTGAATGGG GGAAGGAAGATGAAGTTAATGCAGATTTTAGGCTTGGGCGCGGTATAGCCGAAACTGATAAAGCTAGAGTAGATGCAGAAAGGATAGCAGTTCAATTACTTGCTTCAAG AGCACTTACGGCTGCAGAAGTGAAGAAGAAACTCCTGGGAAGAAAGTTTACAATCAGTGTTGTTAATGCTGTAATTACAGATTTCCATACCAG GGGTTTAATCAATGACAGTCTGTATGCTGAAATGTTTTCTCGGTCCAGATGGTCTTCCTCAAGTTGGGGTCCAAGACGAATCAAGCAA GCCTTGATCAAGAAGGGTGTAAGCGAAGCGGATGCAGAGAAGGCCGTAAAATTGGTCTTCAAGAATGACGAAGCTGTTGAAGAGGAAGACTCAGGACAATCAGTAGTTACTATGTCGAGACCTTCTCTGGATCAATTGTTTGTCCAGGCATCTAAGCAGTGGCTTAAAGGGCAGGGTGTGCCTAGAGAAAAACGTAAAGCAAGGATTGTTCGTTGGCTTCAGTACCGTGGCTTTGATTGGAGTGTGGTTAGTTTCATACTTAAGAAGTTAGAATCCAGCTATCCTGAGTAG